In Actinomycetota bacterium, a single genomic region encodes these proteins:
- the leuS gene encoding leucine--tRNA ligase: MAKDQRTTTREIDKYDPAKIEPRWAEEWVRTGLYRADESSDLPRFYALDMFPYPSGDLHMGHLEAFAGGDVIARYKWMRGFNVLHPIGWDAFGLPAENAAAKRGINPAQWTAENIDQQAASFARLGMSFDWSRRLATCDPDYYRWTQWLFLKFFERGLAYRKGAPANWCPSCHTVLANEQVVAGLCERCDTTVTKRELVQWFFKITDYADRLLDDMERLSGWTDRVLTMQRNWIGRSEGADVTFTVEETGDKLTIFTTRPDTLWGVTFMVLAPEHPLARRLIKGSARLKDFDMFIERVRTRTEIERTSTGRARDGLFTGAHAINPVNGERIPIWVADYVLLEYGTGAIMAVPAHDQRDFEFARQEKLPVRVVIQPEGAPLDGAKMAEAYAGEGRMANSGRFDGTPTPDGIHEVVAWLEGEGLGTGKVRYRLRDWLISRQRSWGAPIPIIHCPEHGEVAVPEDQLPVRLPDDLDYSAGSESPLARHAVFPNAQCPKCGKPSRRETDTMDTFVDSSWYFLRYCGLDPERALDPEAVARWMPADQYTGGIEHAILHLLYARFFTKVCHDLGLVPFDEPFPNLLNQGQVIMDGSAMSKSRGNLVAPKEIVDTYGADTARVTMLFAGPFEADVDWADVSPQGVYRWLSRAWRLAMQTVGKRATAGEPTGASDLRRATHRAIDGVTGDLERFRFNTVIAKLMTLANEISDCGDSSDADIVEAVDALVLMLAPFAPFMAEELWHRFGRSGSVHKASWPVADASLTHVDTVTMVVQVSGKVRDRIDVPAGITEEEMTALAAGSEKVSRYLEEVEIVRTIVVPPKLVNFVVR; this comes from the coding sequence ATGGCCAAGGACCAGCGCACCACCACACGCGAAATCGACAAGTACGACCCGGCGAAGATCGAGCCGCGCTGGGCCGAGGAGTGGGTTCGCACCGGGCTGTACCGGGCGGACGAGTCCTCGGACCTGCCGCGCTTTTACGCCCTGGACATGTTCCCGTACCCCTCGGGCGACCTTCACATGGGGCACCTGGAGGCGTTCGCCGGGGGAGACGTGATCGCGCGCTACAAGTGGATGCGCGGGTTCAACGTGCTGCACCCGATCGGGTGGGACGCTTTCGGGCTGCCGGCCGAGAACGCAGCGGCCAAGCGCGGGATCAACCCGGCGCAGTGGACCGCGGAGAACATCGACCAGCAGGCGGCTTCCTTCGCGCGCCTCGGGATGTCCTTCGACTGGTCGCGTCGTCTGGCTACCTGCGATCCGGATTACTACCGCTGGACGCAGTGGCTGTTCCTGAAATTCTTCGAGCGGGGCCTGGCCTACCGCAAGGGCGCGCCGGCGAACTGGTGTCCTTCGTGCCACACGGTGCTCGCGAACGAGCAAGTCGTCGCCGGGCTTTGCGAGCGTTGCGACACGACGGTTACCAAGCGCGAGCTGGTCCAGTGGTTCTTCAAGATCACTGACTACGCCGATCGCCTGCTCGACGACATGGAGCGTCTCAGCGGCTGGACTGATCGCGTGCTGACGATGCAGCGCAACTGGATCGGGCGGTCCGAAGGCGCCGACGTCACGTTCACGGTCGAGGAGACCGGCGACAAGCTGACTATCTTCACCACCCGCCCGGACACCCTGTGGGGAGTCACCTTCATGGTTCTGGCGCCCGAGCATCCGCTTGCGCGCCGCCTGATCAAGGGGTCCGCGCGCCTGAAGGACTTCGACATGTTCATCGAGCGGGTGCGCACCCGCACCGAGATCGAGCGGACCTCGACCGGGCGCGCGCGCGACGGTCTGTTCACCGGCGCGCACGCGATCAACCCCGTAAACGGCGAGCGCATTCCGATCTGGGTCGCCGACTACGTGCTGCTGGAGTACGGAACCGGCGCGATCATGGCGGTGCCGGCGCACGACCAGCGCGACTTCGAGTTCGCGCGCCAGGAGAAACTCCCGGTGCGCGTAGTGATCCAGCCCGAGGGCGCGCCGCTCGACGGGGCCAAGATGGCCGAGGCCTACGCGGGCGAGGGTCGCATGGCGAACTCGGGGCGGTTCGACGGTACGCCGACGCCGGACGGTATCCACGAGGTGGTCGCTTGGCTGGAGGGCGAGGGGCTCGGAACGGGCAAGGTTCGCTATCGCCTGCGCGACTGGCTGATCAGCAGGCAGCGCTCCTGGGGTGCGCCGATTCCGATCATCCACTGTCCCGAGCACGGTGAGGTCGCGGTTCCCGAAGACCAACTGCCGGTTCGACTTCCCGACGACTTGGACTACTCGGCGGGGTCGGAGTCGCCGCTGGCTCGCCACGCGGTCTTTCCTAACGCTCAGTGTCCGAAGTGCGGGAAGCCCTCGCGCCGCGAAACCGACACGATGGACACGTTCGTGGACTCGTCGTGGTACTTCTTGCGCTACTGCGGACTGGACCCTGAGCGGGCCTTGGATCCGGAGGCGGTTGCGAGGTGGATGCCGGCCGACCAGTACACCGGCGGCATCGAGCACGCGATTCTGCACTTGCTGTACGCGCGCTTCTTCACCAAGGTCTGCCACGACCTCGGCTTGGTGCCTTTCGACGAGCCGTTCCCGAACCTGCTGAACCAGGGGCAGGTCATCATGGACGGCTCGGCGATGTCCAAGAGTCGCGGGAACTTGGTGGCTCCCAAGGAGATCGTCGATACCTACGGCGCCGACACTGCGCGCGTGACCATGCTCTTCGCCGGCCCGTTCGAGGCCGACGTGGACTGGGCCGATGTTTCGCCGCAAGGCGTGTATCGGTGGCTGTCGCGCGCCTGGCGCTTGGCGATGCAAACAGTCGGCAAGCGCGCCACGGCCGGAGAACCGACAGGCGCGAGCGATCTGCGACGCGCAACGCACCGAGCGATCGACGGCGTAACCGGCGACTTGGAGCGATTCCGTTTCAACACGGTGATCGCGAAGTTGATGACGCTCGCAAACGAGATCTCCGACTGCGGGGACTCCTCCGATGCCGACATCGTGGAAGCGGTCGATGCGCTCGTGCTGATGCTGGCGCCGTTTGCTCCGTTCATGGCGGAGGAACTGTGGCACCGGTTCGGCCGCAGCGGTTCGGTGCACAAGGCTTCCTGGCCTGTTGCGGACGCGTCACTCACCCACGTCGATACGGTGACGATGGTCGTGCAGGTGTCGGGGAAGGTCCGTGATCGTATCGACGTTCCGGCGGGAATCACTGAGGAAGAGATGACGGCGCTTGCGGCGGGTTCGGAGAAGGTGAGTCGATACCTCGAGGAGGTTGAGATCGTGCGCACGATCGTTGTTCCTCCGAAGTTGGTCAACTTCGTAGTGCGCTGA
- a CDS encoding type II toxin-antitoxin system Phd/YefM family antitoxin, which translates to MAKTVPVKELRADLAGLLDQVADRREHVIVTRHGRPAAAIVPIDEYEGLEETAEILSDPAAVRAIQHGLADLKAGRVSTLDEVRADVAKRKSVRRG; encoded by the coding sequence ATGGCCAAGACTGTCCCGGTGAAAGAGTTGCGCGCCGATCTTGCTGGCCTGCTCGATCAGGTTGCAGATCGTCGCGAGCACGTCATCGTTACCCGCCATGGCCGTCCCGCTGCCGCGATCGTGCCGATCGACGAATATGAGGGCCTGGAGGAAACAGCCGAGATCCTCTCGGACCCGGCCGCAGTGCGCGCAATCCAACATGGTCTCGCCGATCTCAAAGCCGGCCGCGTTTCGACGCTCGACGAGGTCCGAGCGGATGTAGCGAAGCGGAAGAGCGTTCGTCGAGGCTGA
- a CDS encoding type II toxin-antitoxin system RelE/ParE family toxin translates to MARVLFARAARAQVAGLDIRVAEAVLDSVTLLEADPETGHRLRGKLEGLWSLRLGTYRLIYEIRERGKTVRVVAVLHRAIAYRSDPR, encoded by the coding sequence GTGGCCCGCGTTCTCTTCGCCCGAGCGGCTCGGGCCCAAGTCGCCGGCCTCGACATCCGCGTAGCGGAAGCGGTGCTCGACTCAGTCACACTGCTCGAAGCTGATCCTGAGACCGGTCATCGACTGCGGGGAAAACTGGAAGGTTTGTGGTCGTTGCGTCTCGGGACTTACAGGCTGATCTACGAGATCCGAGAACGCGGCAAGACGGTTCGTGTCGTCGCCGTGCTTCACCGGGCGATCGCGTACCGGTCCGACCCGCGCTGA